A region from the Panicum hallii strain FIL2 chromosome 1, PHallii_v3.1, whole genome shotgun sequence genome encodes:
- the LOC112880468 gene encoding plant intracellular Ras-group-related LRR protein 6 translates to MDRILKSARESGSLNLSNRSLREIPKEVYNNLDTGSQDEKWWEGVDLQKLILAHNNLEVLREDLRNLSSLVVLNISHNKISSLPAAIGDLPLLKSLDASFNQINTLPEEIGLATALVKVDLSNNFLTELPASLAKCPDLLELKASNNTISRIPDALAGCSKLSKLDLEGNKLVTISENMFASWTMLTELNLAKNLLTTTPDSIGALPKLIRLDMHQNKITSIPPSIKGCSSLAELYMGNNLLSSIPADIGTLSKLGILDLHSNQLKEYPVGACNLKLSVLDLSNNSLSGLPAELGKMTTLRKLLLTGNPMRTLRSSLVSGPTTALLKYLRSRLSSDEEGSGSTSTPTKDDQIAAARRLSLSSKELDLSGLGVNSVPAAAWETSDVVKLDLSKNSIEDLPDELSLCSSLQSLVLSNNKIKRLPHTVISSLTNLSSLKLDNNPLAEISSTDLVSLSKLEVLDLSGNASALPEPSAVSALTQLQELYLRRMKLHEFPNGLLDLKQLRILDLSQNNLTTVPQGIKNFTALIELDLSDNNITALPAELGLLEPNLQVLKLDGNPLRSIRRTLLERGTKAILKYLKEKLPAE, encoded by the exons ATGGATCGGATCCTCAAGTCCGCCAGGGAGTCGGGCTCCCTCAACCTCTCCAATCGCTCCCTCAG GGAGATACCCAAGGAGGTGTACAACAACTTGGACACAGGCAGCCAGGATGAGAAATGGTGGGAG GGAGTGGACCTCCAGAAGCTCATACTGGCTCACAATAATCTTGAAGTGCTAAGAGAAGACCTTAGAAATTTGTCTTCACTTGTTGTGTTAAATATAAGCCACAACAAGATATCTTCCCTTCCAGCAGCTATTGGAGA CCTGCCATTGCTAAAATCGCTGGATGCGTCTTTCAATCAAATAAACACTCTGCCCGAAGAGATTGGTCTGGCTACCGCATTAGTCAA GGTTGATCTCTCAAATAATTTCCTTACTGAGCTTCCAGCTAGCCTTGCCAAATGTCCGGACTTGTTGGAACTCAAG GCATCAAACAACACCATATCAAGAATACCAGATGCACTTGCTGGCTGTTCCAAGTTAAGTAAATTGGATCTAGAG GGTAACAAGCTTGTGACTATTTCTGAAAACATGTTTGCATCCTGGACAATGCTCACGGAGCTAAATCTTG CCAAAAATCTGCTTACAACCACCCCGGACAGTATCGGAGCACTTCCTAAACTTATTCGCCTGGACATGCATCAAAATA AAATAACATCAATTCCTCCTTCCATAAAGGGTTGCTCTTCTCTTGCTGAGCTCTATATGGG AAATAACTTATTGTCTTCAATACCAGCTGATATTGGCACACTATCAAAATTAGGAATACTTGATCTCCATTCTAATCAG CTAAAGGAGTACCCTGTTGGAGCATGCAACCTCAAACTATCTGTCCTCGATCTATCGAATAACTCATTATCTGGTCTACCAGCTGAACTAG GTAAAATGACTACCCTCAGAAAGCTTCTGCTTACTGGAAATCCTATGAGAACACTTAGGAG TTCATTGGTTTCTGGACCAACAACTGCATTACTGAAGTATCTGCGGAGTCGGCTTTCATCTGATGAGGAAG GATCTGGAAGCACAAGCACCCCGACAAAAGATGACCAAATTGCTGCAGCGAGGCGATTGTCGTTATCTTCAAAG GAATTGGACTTGAGCGGTCTTGGTGTGAACAGTGTACCAGCTGCGGCGTGGGAGACAAGCGATGTGGTCAAATTGGATCTTTCTAAAAATTCAATAGAAGATCTGCCAGATGAGCTGTCATTATGTTCATCACTTCAA TCCTTAGTGTTGTCGAATAACAAGATAAAAAGGTTGCCGCACACGGTGATCTCCTCCCTTACCAATCTGTCTTCCTTAAAGCTGGACAATAATCCCTTGGCAGAG ATATCATCCACTGATCTTGTGTCTCTGTCCAAACTTGAAGTACTTGATTTAAGTGGCAATGCTTCAGCACTACCTGAACCTTCTGCAGTTTCTGCGCTAACACAACTGCAGGAGCTCTACCTAAG ACGGATGAAACTCCATGAATTTCCTAATGGTTTGTTGGACTTAAAACAGCTCCGGATTCTTGACCTGAGTCAGAATAACCTCACAACTGTACCACAG GGTATAAAGAATTTCACTGCTCTGATTGAGCTTGACCTGTCGGACAACAATATAACAGCGCTCCCAGCAGAGCTG GGATTGCTTGAGCCTAACCTGCAAGTGTTGAAACTTGACGGGAATCCGCTTAGAAG CATAAGACGGACTCTGTTGGAGCGAGGAACGAAAGCAATTCTCAAGTACCTCAAAGAAAAATTGCCCGCTGAATAA
- the LOC112880453 gene encoding sucrose transport protein SUT4 isoform X1: protein MDSGAGGGGATAIRVPYRHLRDAEMELVSLNGSPRAGEGPPKDPHQDADGARQAGGAGTSRTKLVLACMVAAGVQFGWALQLSLLTPYIQTLGIDHAMASFIWLCGPITGFVVQPCVGVWSDKCRSKYGRRRPFILAGCLMICAAVTLIGFSADLGYFLGDTTEHCRTYKGSRYRAATVFILGFWMLDLANNTVQGPARALLADLSGPDQCNSANAIFCSWMAVGNILGFSAGASGNWHKWFPFLTTRACCEACGNLKAAFLVAVIFLLFCMSVTLYFAEEIPLEPKDAQGLSDSAPLLNGSRDDGRALNEQNNERFPNGHVDRNNVSANTNTEEFTEVNSDLNRDNGEVFNDVPGAVLVNILTSMRHLPPGMHSVLVVMALTWLSWFPFFLFDTDWMGREVYHGDPNGDLSERKAYDNGVREGAFGLLLNSVVLGIGSFLVDPLCRMIGARLVWAISNFTVFICMMATTILSWISSDLYSSKLHHIIGANKTVKNSALVVFSLLGLPLSITYSVPFSVTAELTAGSGGGQGLATGVLNLAIVFPQIVVSLGAGPWDALYGGGNIPAFALASIFSLAAGVLAVLKLPKLSNSYQSAGFHGFG from the exons ATGGACTccggcgccgggggcggcggggccacGGCCATCCGCGTGCCCTACCGCCACCTCCGCGACGCCGAGATGGAGCTCGTCAGCCTCAACGGCAGCCCCCGCGCAGGGGAGGGGCCGCCCAAGGACCCGCACCAGGACGCCGACGGGGCGCGCCAGGCGGGGGGCGCCGGCACCTCCAGGACCAAGCTCGTGCTCGCCTGCATGGTCGCCGCGGGCGTGCAGTTCGGATGGGCGCTGCAGCTCTCCCTCCTCACACCCTACATCCAG ACCCTAGGAATAGATCATGCCATGGCATCATTTATTTGGCTCTGTGGACCTATAACTGGTTTTGTG GTTCAACCATGTGTCGGTGTGTGGAGTGACAAATGCCGCTCAAAGTACGGGAGAAGAAGACCATTTATTTTGGCTGGATGCTTGATGATATGCGCTGCT GTAACTTTAATCGGGTTTTCTGCAGACCTTGGTTACTTCTTAGGAGACACCACTGAGCACTGCAG AACATACAAAGGTTCAAGATATCGAGCTGCTACTGTTTTCATTCTTGGATTCTGGATGTTGGACCTTGCAAATAATACGGTGCAG GGTCCCGCTCGTGCCCTTCTAGCTGATCTTTCAG GTCCTGATCAGTGTAATTCTGCAAACGCAATATTCTGTTCATGGATGGCTGTTGGAAATATTCTTGGCTTTTCTGCTGGTGCGAGCGGGAATTGGCACAA ATGGTTTCCTTTTCTAACGACAAGAGCCTGCTGTGAAGCTTGTGGTAACTTGAAAGCAGCTTTCTTAGTTGCAGTT ATATTTCTTTTGTTCTGCATGTCTGTTACCCTGTACTTCGCTGAAGAGATCCCACTAGAACCAAAAGATGCACAAGGACTATCTGATTCCGCTCCTCTACTGAATGGGTCTAGAGATGATGGCCGTGCACTGAATGAACAAAATAATGAAAGATTTCCTAATGGCCATGTGGATAGAAACAATGTCTCAGCTAACACCAACACCGAGGAATTCACGGAAGTGAATTCCGACTTGAACAGGGACAATGGAGAAGTTTTCAATGATGTCCCTGGAGCAGTTTTGGTCAACATTTTGACCAGCATGAGGCATCTACCTCCAGGAATGCATTCAGTGCTTGTAGTTATGGCCCTAACATGG TTGTCATggtttccctttttcctttttgatACTGACTGGATGGGGCGTGAAGTTTACCATGGGGATCCAAATGGAGACTTGAGTGAGAGGAAAGCTTATGACAATGGTGTCCGAGAAGGTGCATTTGGTTTGCTATTGAATTCT GTTGTCCTTGGTATTGGTTCCTTCCTTGTTGATCCACTATGTCGGATGATTGGTGCAAGATTGGTTTGGGCAATCAGTAACTTTACAGTGTTTATCTGCATGATGGCTACAACGATACTAAGTTGGATCTCTTCTGATCTATATTCGAGTAAACTTCATCACATCATTGGAGCAAATAAAACAGTCAAGAATTCAGCATTGGTTGTTTTCTCTCTTCTTGGATTGCCACTCTCC ATCACTTATAGTGTTCCATTTTCTGTAACTGCGGAGCTGACTGCCGGTTCGGGAGGTGGACAAG GTTTGGCTACAGGAGTCCTAAATCTTGCTATCGTCTTTCCCCAG ATAGTAGTCTCACTCGGAGCAGGTCCATGGGATGCTCTCTATGGGGGAGGAAACATCCCTGCATTCGCCTTGGCTTCCATCTTCTCCCTGGCAGCTGGTGTGCTTGCAGTTCTCAAGCTACCAAAGCTATCAAACTCGTACCAATCTGCTGGCTTCCATGGATTTGGTTGA
- the LOC112880453 gene encoding sucrose transport protein SUT4 isoform X2, whose translation MPLKVREKKTIYFGWMLDDMRCYLGYFLGDTTEHCRTYKGSRYRAATVFILGFWMLDLANNTVQGPARALLADLSGPDQCNSANAIFCSWMAVGNILGFSAGASGNWHKWFPFLTTRACCEACGNLKAAFLVAVIFLLFCMSVTLYFAEEIPLEPKDAQGLSDSAPLLNGSRDDGRALNEQNNERFPNGHVDRNNVSANTNTEEFTEVNSDLNRDNGEVFNDVPGAVLVNILTSMRHLPPGMHSVLVVMALTWLSWFPFFLFDTDWMGREVYHGDPNGDLSERKAYDNGVREGAFGLLLNSVVLGIGSFLVDPLCRMIGARLVWAISNFTVFICMMATTILSWISSDLYSSKLHHIIGANKTVKNSALVVFSLLGLPLSITYSVPFSVTAELTAGSGGGQGLATGVLNLAIVFPQIVVSLGAGPWDALYGGGNIPAFALASIFSLAAGVLAVLKLPKLSNSYQSAGFHGFG comes from the exons ATGCCGCTCAAAGTACGGGAGAAGAAGACCATTTATTTTGGCTGGATGCTTGATGATATGCGCTGCT ACCTTGGTTACTTCTTAGGAGACACCACTGAGCACTGCAG AACATACAAAGGTTCAAGATATCGAGCTGCTACTGTTTTCATTCTTGGATTCTGGATGTTGGACCTTGCAAATAATACGGTGCAG GGTCCCGCTCGTGCCCTTCTAGCTGATCTTTCAG GTCCTGATCAGTGTAATTCTGCAAACGCAATATTCTGTTCATGGATGGCTGTTGGAAATATTCTTGGCTTTTCTGCTGGTGCGAGCGGGAATTGGCACAA ATGGTTTCCTTTTCTAACGACAAGAGCCTGCTGTGAAGCTTGTGGTAACTTGAAAGCAGCTTTCTTAGTTGCAGTT ATATTTCTTTTGTTCTGCATGTCTGTTACCCTGTACTTCGCTGAAGAGATCCCACTAGAACCAAAAGATGCACAAGGACTATCTGATTCCGCTCCTCTACTGAATGGGTCTAGAGATGATGGCCGTGCACTGAATGAACAAAATAATGAAAGATTTCCTAATGGCCATGTGGATAGAAACAATGTCTCAGCTAACACCAACACCGAGGAATTCACGGAAGTGAATTCCGACTTGAACAGGGACAATGGAGAAGTTTTCAATGATGTCCCTGGAGCAGTTTTGGTCAACATTTTGACCAGCATGAGGCATCTACCTCCAGGAATGCATTCAGTGCTTGTAGTTATGGCCCTAACATGG TTGTCATggtttccctttttcctttttgatACTGACTGGATGGGGCGTGAAGTTTACCATGGGGATCCAAATGGAGACTTGAGTGAGAGGAAAGCTTATGACAATGGTGTCCGAGAAGGTGCATTTGGTTTGCTATTGAATTCT GTTGTCCTTGGTATTGGTTCCTTCCTTGTTGATCCACTATGTCGGATGATTGGTGCAAGATTGGTTTGGGCAATCAGTAACTTTACAGTGTTTATCTGCATGATGGCTACAACGATACTAAGTTGGATCTCTTCTGATCTATATTCGAGTAAACTTCATCACATCATTGGAGCAAATAAAACAGTCAAGAATTCAGCATTGGTTGTTTTCTCTCTTCTTGGATTGCCACTCTCC ATCACTTATAGTGTTCCATTTTCTGTAACTGCGGAGCTGACTGCCGGTTCGGGAGGTGGACAAG GTTTGGCTACAGGAGTCCTAAATCTTGCTATCGTCTTTCCCCAG ATAGTAGTCTCACTCGGAGCAGGTCCATGGGATGCTCTCTATGGGGGAGGAAACATCCCTGCATTCGCCTTGGCTTCCATCTTCTCCCTGGCAGCTGGTGTGCTTGCAGTTCTCAAGCTACCAAAGCTATCAAACTCGTACCAATCTGCTGGCTTCCATGGATTTGGTTGA
- the LOC112880476 gene encoding probable prolyl 4-hydroxylase 3 has translation MAPSRPLMRGIRPPRVFPTRAGRASPYAIALTALLLVSAFLLALIAFGVFSLPVSAPSAATTNAAGGETESADARPSRPRARRDLGVGLGERGAQWTEVISWEPRAFVYHNFLSKEECEYLIGLAKPHMVKSTVVDSTTGKSKDSRVRTSSGMFLQRGRDKVIRAIEKRIADYTFVPVEHGEGLQVLHYEVGQKYEPHFDYFLDEFNTKNGGQRMATLLMYLSDVEEGGETIFPDANVNSSSLPWYNELSECARRGLSVKPKMGDALLFYSMKPDATLDPLSLHGGCPVIKGNKWSSTKWMHVHEYKA, from the exons ATGGCGCCGTCGCGCCCGCTCATGCGCGGGATCCGCCCGCCCCGCGTCTTCCCCACCCGCGCCGGCCGCGCCTCGCCGTACGCCATCGCGCTCACCGCCCTGCTCCTCGTCTCCGCCTTCCTCCTCGCCCTCATCGCCTTCGGCGTCTTCTCCCTCCCCGTGTccgcgcccagcgccgccaccaccaaCGCTGCCGGAGGGGAGACCGAGTCCGCCGACGCCCGACCCTCGCGCCCACGCGCCCGCCGCGACCTCGG GGTGGGACTGGGAGAGCGGGGTGCGCAGTGGACGGAGGTCATCTCGTGGGAGCCCAGGGCATTCGTCTACCACAACTTCCTG TCTAAGGAAGAGTGCGAGTACCTAATTGGATTGGCCAAGCCTCACATGGTGAAATCAACGGTTGTTGATAGCACCACAGGCAAAAGCAAGGACAGCAGGGTTCGTACAAGTTCAGGCATGTTCCTTCAAAGAGGAAGAGACAAGGTTATTCGAGCAATTGAAAAGAGGATAGCAGATTACACCTTCGTACCTGTAG AACACGGTGAGGGACTCCAAGTGCTCCATTATGAAGTTGGACAGAAGTATGAGCCTCACTTTGATTATTTTCTTGATGAGTTCAACACCAAGAATGGGGGCCAGAGGATGGCTACTCTTCTTATGTATCT ATCAGATGTTGAAGAAGGGGGTGAGACTATTTTCCCCGATGCAAATGTGAACAGCAGTTCTTTACCATGGTATAATGAGCTTTCAGAATGTGCCAGAAGAGGTCTCTCTGTCAAACCAAAGATGGGAGATGCGCTTCTTTTCTATAGCATGAAACCAGATGCCACTCTGGACCCATTGAGTTTACATG GAGGTTGTCCTGTGATTAAAGGAAATAAATGGTCGTCAACCAAGTGGATGCATGTCCATGAGTACAAAGCTTGA